Part of the Lotus japonicus ecotype B-129 chromosome 6, LjGifu_v1.2 genome, TGGGTGGAGCTATGaacattttattcatttttggGAAAAAGGGAAAAATATGTAAATGGTCCCTAAACTTTGGTCACCAGACGTTTTTGGTCCCTCCCCAGAGGAACTTCCGGAAATAGTCCCTCCGGTGACTCTAACCACCGTGCCTGAGAAACTTTCCGGCCACCGTGCAGACATGGACATGCCACGTCAATTATTGAGCTGACGtggcattttattttatttaatatttaattttttttctgtagttaaaaaacattttaaaaaaaattaaaccctaATTAACTAAATCCCTATTAACTAAAGCCCTAATAACTAAATCCCATTAACCCTAAAACCTATTCCATTTCCAATACAATAAGATCTGAAACTAAAGAAGCAAGAAAGGCAGGGAAAGAATGATAAACAAATGAATTCAGAACCCACCTACATTAATTAAAGGGAAAACCAGTCATACATTTAGGTACAATCCAACAACCAAACTTAATCTCCATCAATATTTCATCCATATCCCTTTCATCTACATACACAACAATACCCCTTTCATCTACCTTACACAGAAACATTTACTTTTCCTGACATAACCACAAACCAAAACCAAGACACAACAAGACACACAATGGCCATATTCTTCTTCCAAATTTCTTTCTCAAGCTTCCTATGAACCTTATCATTCTTCATCTTAAATTCTTCTGCTTTAATCTTCATCTCGTCCAAGTCCTTCTTGCTATCAtccactttcttcttcatctcacCCAGCTCATGTAGTGTTTTGGTGAGTTCAATTGCAGTTCTTCTATGTGCTGCGTCAAACACAGTTTCATCGTCCCACAAGAAGAAGCCACACTCTGTTGGTGACTGCAAATGAAAATGGAGATTCATAAAAACGATGACAATGCAGAATAAGGATGCATAATAAGGAAGAGGAACCATAATAAGGATGAGGATGCATACCTTCCAATTTTTGCACCTCCAGAACTTCCTTCCAGGATTGGCATCATTGTGGGAGGTCAGGTACAAGATCCTTTCTCCACAGTCACAGAAGCCTCGACGCAGGACGGCAGTAGCAGTGGATCGACCAAGTGACGGAGACGAGGAACTGCAAGACGTCGTCGTCCTTGCCATGAAGCCCGATGAGATCGATGAATATGATgcgaagatgaagatgatgcaaGGATGAAGAAGCTAACTCGATTACTAACAGAGAGAGATGAGAG contains:
- the LOC130726618 gene encoding uncharacterized protein LOC130726618, yielding MARTTTSCSSSSPSLGRSTATAVLRRGFCDCGERILYLTSHNDANPGRKFWRCKNWKSPTECGFFLWDDETVFDAAHRRTAIELTKTLHELGEMKKKVDDSKKDLDEMKIKAEEFKMKNDKVHRKLEKEIWKKNMAIVCLVVSWFWFVVMSGKVNVSV